One window of Mesotoga infera genomic DNA carries:
- a CDS encoding phosphoglucosamine mutase has product MKKLFGTDGIRGVINEELTPELAMKLGNAIGRYYLGKYNRFIIAKDTRNSGDLIESAMAAGAASAGMNVEFAGVIPTPALAYITKKENTLGAVISASHNPAVYNGIKVLAKGMKISDEDEVEIENLIIDNPYHYTVFSGVGKIRQVDHYRDEYIDYVVGLYKREKLPSKGIVVDGANGAISTVISMVYESLGIKADLRGIKPNGININDGCGSLFPEYLGNSLDQGQIGVLFDGDADRCLFVLPGSRLIDGDMLMALNSIKMVSQGRLKGNRVVATVMSNLGFEKYLTSRNLVLDRTKVGDKYVLERMLKTGGVLGGEQSGHIIFLDRSS; this is encoded by the coding sequence ACGCAATTGGAAGATACTACCTGGGAAAGTACAACAGGTTTATCATAGCAAAGGATACGAGAAACTCCGGTGATCTTATCGAAAGCGCAATGGCTGCCGGAGCGGCCTCTGCGGGTATGAACGTTGAATTTGCCGGAGTAATTCCCACTCCGGCTCTCGCATACATTACCAAGAAGGAAAACACTCTGGGAGCGGTTATTTCAGCCTCTCACAATCCGGCTGTCTACAACGGAATCAAGGTGCTGGCCAAAGGAATGAAGATTTCAGACGAAGACGAAGTTGAAATTGAGAACCTGATAATAGACAACCCTTACCATTACACAGTCTTCTCCGGAGTCGGGAAGATCCGACAAGTAGACCATTACAGAGATGAGTATATTGATTACGTAGTGGGTCTCTACAAGCGTGAAAAGCTTCCTTCAAAAGGGATCGTTGTCGACGGCGCAAATGGGGCAATTTCGACCGTCATATCGATGGTATACGAAAGCCTAGGCATCAAGGCCGACCTTCGCGGAATCAAACCAAACGGAATAAACATAAACGATGGCTGTGGTTCGCTTTTTCCTGAATACTTGGGAAATTCACTCGACCAAGGGCAAATTGGTGTGCTCTTTGACGGCGACGCCGACAGATGTCTCTTTGTTCTCCCCGGTTCGAGGTTGATAGACGGCGACATGTTGATGGCTCTGAACTCGATTAAGATGGTTAGTCAGGGAAGATTGAAGGGCAACAGAGTTGTTGCAACTGTTATGTCGAATCTAGGCTTCGAGAAATATCTGACTTCCAGAAATCTTGTTCTCGACAGGACGAAGGTCGGCGACAAGTACGTACTTGAGAGAATGCTGAAGACAGGAGGCGTTCTTGGCGGAGAACAGTCCGGACATATCATCTTCCTGGACAGAAGCTC